From the genome of Pukyongia salina, one region includes:
- the hppD gene encoding 4-hydroxyphenylpyruvate dioxygenase — MSKDVKSVDYGLEKIFEGAQDFLPLLGTDYVEFYVGNAKQSAHYYKTAFGFQDYAYKGLETGSKDVVSYVLKQDKIRIVLSTPLNSKSPLNDHIVKHGDGVKVIALWVDDARKAWEETTSRGAKSYMEPLVEKDEHGEVVRAGIYTYGETVHMFVERKNYNGVFLPGFVKWETDYKPAPTGLKYIDHMVGNVGWGQMNTWVKWYEEVMGFVNFLSFDDKQIHTEYSALMSKVMSNGNGRIKFPINEPAEGIKRSQIEEYLDFYEGAGVQHLALATDDIIETVAQLRARGVEFLPPPPQQYYDDIPGRLGSHMDMMKEDIKELQRLSILVDADEEGYLLQIFTKPLEDRPTLFFEIIQRMGAKGFGAGNFKALFESIEREQAARGTL, encoded by the coding sequence ATGAGTAAAGATGTAAAATCCGTAGACTACGGACTTGAAAAAATATTTGAAGGAGCCCAGGACTTTTTACCCCTTCTGGGAACAGACTATGTAGAATTCTATGTTGGAAATGCAAAACAGTCTGCACATTATTATAAAACAGCGTTCGGCTTTCAGGACTATGCCTATAAAGGCCTGGAAACCGGATCGAAAGACGTAGTAAGTTATGTGCTGAAACAGGACAAGATCCGTATTGTACTTTCCACACCCCTGAACAGTAAATCGCCACTAAACGATCATATTGTAAAGCATGGAGATGGAGTAAAAGTGATCGCCTTGTGGGTTGATGATGCCCGTAAAGCCTGGGAGGAGACTACTAGCAGAGGTGCTAAGTCGTATATGGAACCATTGGTAGAAAAAGATGAGCATGGTGAAGTGGTACGTGCCGGGATCTACACCTATGGCGAGACTGTACACATGTTCGTAGAAAGGAAGAACTACAATGGTGTATTCTTACCCGGTTTTGTAAAATGGGAAACAGACTATAAACCCGCACCTACCGGATTGAAGTATATAGACCATATGGTTGGAAATGTAGGATGGGGACAGATGAATACCTGGGTGAAATGGTATGAAGAAGTAATGGGATTTGTTAATTTCCTCTCCTTTGATGACAAGCAGATCCACACCGAATATTCCGCTCTCATGAGTAAAGTGATGAGTAATGGAAACGGAAGGATAAAATTTCCTATTAATGAACCGGCTGAAGGTATAAAACGTTCACAAATTGAGGAATATCTTGATTTTTATGAAGGGGCCGGGGTGCAGCACCTCGCGCTTGCCACGGACGATATCATTGAAACAGTAGCACAACTTAGGGCAAGAGGTGTTGAATTTTTACCACCTCCTCCACAGCAGTACTATGATGATATTCCGGGCAGGCTGGGATCGCATATGGATATGATGAAAGAAGATATAAAGGAACTTCAGCGTTTATCGATCCTGGTTGACGCCGATGAAGAAGGCTATTTATTGCAAATTTTTACCAAACCCCTTGAAGACAGACCTACCTTATTCTTTGAGATCATCCAGCGAATGGGCGCGAAAGGATTTGGGGCAGGTAATTTTAAAGCACTGTTTGAATCTATAGAGAGAGAACAAGCAGCACGTGGCACCCTATAA
- a CDS encoding DUF3108 domain-containing protein: protein MKRLITLFLFFTFIVVNAQEQAYGDGEWFKFRVHYGIVTAGYATLQVDNAYLEGRSVYHVKGEGRTTGVSKLFFNVEDYYESYIDKYNDRPYRFIRKIDEGGHTKDIQIDFDHNAGKALVYNKKHNTKELVSFPSDAQDMVSAFYYLRNNLDVTKISEGETVDMNMFFDKENYKFRLKFLGRETLKTNFGKVSCLVFRPYVQAGRVFKEKESLTVWVSDDNNKIPLLIKADLAVGSLKATLTEFKGLKHSFKIIVD, encoded by the coding sequence ATGAAAAGGCTTATTACGCTTTTTTTATTTTTTACTTTCATCGTTGTGAATGCCCAGGAACAGGCCTATGGGGATGGAGAATGGTTTAAATTTCGGGTACACTACGGTATCGTAACTGCAGGGTATGCTACCTTACAGGTTGACAATGCTTACCTGGAAGGGCGCAGTGTATATCATGTGAAAGGAGAAGGGCGTACAACAGGGGTCTCTAAATTATTCTTTAATGTAGAGGATTATTACGAATCTTACATAGATAAATACAACGACAGACCATATCGCTTTATCAGGAAGATCGATGAAGGAGGGCACACCAAGGATATTCAGATAGATTTCGATCATAACGCGGGAAAGGCTCTGGTATACAACAAGAAACATAACACCAAGGAACTGGTATCTTTCCCAAGTGATGCTCAGGATATGGTTTCGGCTTTTTATTACCTTCGCAATAATCTTGATGTAACCAAGATCTCGGAAGGAGAAACAGTCGATATGAATATGTTCTTCGACAAGGAGAATTATAAATTCAGACTGAAATTCTTGGGTAGGGAAACCTTAAAAACTAACTTTGGCAAAGTATCGTGCCTGGTATTCAGGCCTTATGTGCAGGCAGGACGCGTTTTCAAAGAAAAAGAGAGCCTAACGGTATGGGTAAGTGATGATAACAACAAGATACCATTACTAATAAAAGCCGATCTTGCAGTGGGTTCCTTAAAGGCCACTTTAACAGAATTCAAAGGATTAAAACATTCTTTTAAAATTATAGTAGATTAA
- a CDS encoding tryptophan 2,3-dioxygenase family protein: MEIQPETLKLLEQLKKKYDAIDQDLDTHLEGLLYGEPITYWDYIQTDALLNLQVQRTTLPDEMVFIMYHQINELLFKMILWEIQQVAHHKELTVKFFSERLMRISRYFDMLTSSFQIMTEGMEVEQYLQFRNTLTPASGFQSAQYRKIEFASTDLINLIDARFRDTIDRDTPYEHALEHLYWQAAGKNYHTGKKSYLLSAFEEKYKNEFIAFTKEYNTINLYAKFKSLPESVKKDPKLRKAMRHYDRTVNIKWVMAHYNTAVKYLNHGNEPEEATGGSDWAKYMLPKYQRRIFFPEVWTAEELKNWGHDV; this comes from the coding sequence ATGGAAATTCAACCGGAAACCTTAAAATTACTCGAACAATTAAAGAAGAAATACGATGCGATCGATCAGGATCTCGATACACACCTGGAAGGGTTGTTGTATGGGGAGCCTATAACGTATTGGGATTATATCCAGACCGACGCCTTGCTTAATCTTCAGGTACAACGTACTACCTTGCCGGATGAGATGGTATTTATCATGTACCATCAGATCAATGAGTTGCTCTTTAAAATGATCCTTTGGGAAATTCAACAGGTGGCTCATCACAAGGAGCTTACTGTTAAGTTCTTTTCAGAAAGATTAATGCGTATTAGTCGATATTTCGACATGCTCACTTCCTCTTTCCAGATCATGACCGAAGGAATGGAGGTGGAACAATACCTGCAATTCAGAAATACGCTTACCCCGGCCAGTGGATTTCAGAGTGCCCAATACCGTAAGATCGAATTCGCCTCGACCGATCTTATCAACCTTATCGATGCGAGATTTAGGGATACCATAGACCGGGATACTCCTTACGAACACGCGCTGGAACACTTGTACTGGCAGGCGGCAGGTAAAAATTACCATACCGGGAAAAAGAGCTACCTGCTTAGTGCTTTTGAAGAAAAATATAAAAACGAATTTATCGCCTTTACAAAAGAGTATAATACTATAAATTTGTATGCGAAGTTTAAAAGTTTACCCGAATCTGTTAAAAAGGACCCTAAATTAAGAAAGGCGATGCGGCACTACGATCGCACCGTTAATATTAAATGGGTGATGGCACATTATAACACGGCTGTGAAATATCTCAACCACGGGAATGAACCGGAAGAGGCTACCGGTGGAAGCGATTGGGCAAAATATATGCTCCCGAAATATCAACGGAGAATATTCTTCCCCGAAGTGTGGACAGCAGAAGAACTAAAAAACTGGGGCCATGACGTA